The region atttttattttataaggttttataaaagttaaaagaGTCGAAACTAATACATGTTTATAAAATTAGAAGATAGGTACTTCAGTAAATATTTCTGGTGGATTTGTCCAGAGCTGCCCTAAATCCAACCCAATGGTTGTGACAAAAACCGAACCCGACAGACCTCAGAACTCTATTTTCAAGAAGAataaacaaggtgattaataaatttacattttcatcatttaattttaaaaagttataaaaaatcattaaattattcaaaaattttcatttaaatcaccaaattatttgaagtttaagttctttttttaaaaaaaaggtttgaCCAACAAGTCCCATGCAACTATTCGGCAATCAATATGGTGGAGCAATACTCATTGACAAGTAAAACATACCTTAAATTCAAGTTGAATTAATGGCTAacctaaaaaattgaaaaaaattatttgaattttagttcataGATTCGTGacttcaaagttgtttcatgataataaaaaaaccctaaatcgtaaagtgaaaaagaaaaaagctttCGGTTGACACAAATTAAGCGAACAGTAAAGgccatacaacaacaattttaatagtccagcgacttaaatgaaaacttttgaataattcaatgaacaactgtaactttttttattttgagtgagCAAAACCtacatttattaataatttaatgacttttGATGTAATTTATCCTTCAAGCAACAATCCTTACAGGATCTGATATGATTGTATATACTATAAATTCTAACATTTGCAATTCCTTCCCTATAATCATCAGGAAAGAAAAAAACCCCTcacatttattattaaaaaaatcagtaaCGTCACCCATTCCCCCCCCGCCCCCTCCTCAAAAACTGATAAATCAAGTATATGAACGCACATACACATATCCCAAACCAATGCCAAACTGTGATAATCATAAACCAACCATTGCATAATCCCAGCTTAAGTTTGAATTTCTACATTGACTTTAAAACTGccaaaagaaaaacaacaatGTCAAAGTTTGTCTTTTATCAAGTTATCACATTCTCCATATGCTTCAAGTCTAATACATAAATAACCCTTCTAAAACTATTAGCATACAGCGGTAATCATCGGAAAACTTCATGTTCAACAGCATACAcgtgcttaatctctttaggtACAGAAGGAAGGCACGTGGGTTTTACCAGATTACTGATTAGCTTCAGAAGGTTGTGCGTTGGCATTGAAATTGTCAAACCCGCCACTTGTTGGGGCAGTAGGATTGGGTGCTCCATTAGAAGAAGTGGGTGTCGTTACAGTTCCAGAAACTGTTGTTGGGGGAGCCAATGTAGGAGGTCGTGGAAGGCCATTTACTTGTCCAGGCAAAGGAGCACCAGGTGGTGCCATCATTGGTGGCATGCCTGGAACGGGAATATAACCTGGCAAcgaaaccaaaatgaaaatttaatattttcaaattcaattccattttatGTTTGTAATTGAGATCTATATAATGGAAAAGCCGACGCCAGAGCCAATCAAACGAGATAAAGTGCTTAACATATAAAGCATCTCTATTGGTAAGCAAACAAGTAAGAAATTCCCCAAGTTCACAAGCACCACATAAATTCATGATGATACAAATAACCAAATAGCCAAACCCCGTATCAGCAAGAACACAAATAATACTAGTACGTATGAAATCTTACATGGAGCACCTAGAAATGGTCTTGGCAGACTATGGGGCCTCATCCTAGGACCATTGGTTGATTTACAGAATAGTGCAGCCCAAGAATGAGACGGTGTATGCAAAAAAGCAGTtcaatggaaacaaaaaaaagcaTCCAAAAGTTTCTTCAAGTTCACTATCACAAGTCGCAACATCAATTCGGGATGGGATATGTTTATTAACCAAAGACTGAAACCCCATACTAGCAAGAACACGAAATATGCTAATATGAATCTCACCTGGGGCACCTGGAATTGGTCTTGGCAGAACAGGGGGCCTCATCCCTGGGACCATTGGTTGGTTTACAGGTAATGGAGCCCCGGGAATCGCCATAACAGGAAGTCGAGGCCTCTGAGCCATTAAATGTTGATTGAAAGCAGCTCCAACCTGCTGGAAAGCCGCAGCTTGACCAAGATGTTC is a window of Gossypium hirsutum isolate 1008001.06 chromosome D08, Gossypium_hirsutum_v2.1, whole genome shotgun sequence DNA encoding:
- the LOC107953202 gene encoding U1 small nuclear ribonucleoprotein C, translating into MPRYYCDYCDTYLTHDSPSVRKQHNAGYKHKANVRTYYQQFEEQQTQSLIDQRIKEHLGQAAAFQQVGAAFNQHLMAQRPRLPVMAIPGAPLPVNQPMVPGMRPPVLPRPIPGAPGYIPVPGMPPMMAPPGAPLPGQVNGLPRPPTLAPPTTVSGTVTTPTSSNGAPNPTAPTSGGFDNFNANAQPSEANQ